A genomic window from Methanobrevibacter sp. TLL-48-HuF1 includes:
- a CDS encoding helix-turn-helix domain-containing protein, whose translation MPNKNKIGEKIKTLMEVRNVSLEELANDSDVNIELVEKILNGEIIPSLTPLTKIARVLGVRIGTFIDDDEQTGPLVVRKGKSDKVVYFSGDENKTDDSNLEFYSLAAGKSDRNMEPFIIDFKVDAEESHELSSHEGEEFLYVLEGTIEVIYGQNNYVLETGDSIYYDSIVSHHVHSSNDETAKILAVIYTPVD comes from the coding sequence ATGCCTAATAAAAATAAAATTGGAGAAAAAATTAAAACTTTAATGGAAGTTAGAAATGTATCACTTGAAGAATTAGCTAATGACAGTGATGTTAACATAGAATTGGTTGAGAAAATATTAAACGGGGAAATTATACCATCTCTTACTCCTTTAACCAAAATAGCTAGAGTACTTGGTGTTAGAATAGGTACTTTTATTGATGATGATGAACAAACAGGACCTTTAGTCGTTAGAAAAGGAAAAAGCGATAAAGTTGTATACTTTTCAGGTGATGAAAACAAGACAGATGACAGTAATCTGGAATTCTACTCATTGGCTGCCGGAAAAAGTGACAGAAATATGGAACCTTTTATCATTGACTTTAAAGTGGATGCTGAAGAAAGCCATGAACTCAGCTCTCACGAAGGTGAAGAATTCCTCTATGTTCTTGAAGGAACAATTGAAGTTATTTATGGTCAGAATAACTATGTTTTAGAAACTGGTGACAGTATTTACTATGATTCAATTGTATCTCACCATGTACACAGTTCCAATGATGAAACAGCAAAAATCTTAGCTGTAATATACACACCGGTAGATTAA
- a CDS encoding glutamate synthase-related protein: MKYQCQICGYIHDEEKEGKSFKELEKCPDCGSDVSNFEVMEEDTVYKTYECEVCHYVYDEEKEGSVLIKLGKCPVCGSPLSKFKAIQKVKYGTYQCKVCNYIHDEKSEKIPLKDLKECPDCKSDISNFEPIETNENNWLISFPEQYIRNDESVRHMDTIYKLCDSGKPITAPMATALPMPNWDDILILGNQLNPMPLEEDAEVSTTTIIGKNAKKPLVIESPIYVSHMSYGALSKESKVALAKGSFNAKTAMCSGEGGILPEVKNTAYKYIFEYVPNQYSVTDENLKTSDAIEIKIGQATKPGMGGLLPGDKVTPEIAKVRGKKAGEDIISPSRFPNINSKKDLKNLVDELRSKSEGCPIGIKIAAGYIENDLEFISYVKPDFITIDGRGGATGASPLLVRDATSVPTIFALYRARKYLDEHDLDIDLVITGGLRVSSDFAKALAMGADAIAIASASLIAVACQQYKLCDKGQCPVGVATQDKELRSRLKIDIGAKRLTNYLNASLEEIKTFARITGHNDIHDLNVSNLATFNSEISDYTNIKHV; encoded by the coding sequence ATGAAATACCAGTGTCAGATATGTGGTTATATTCATGATGAAGAAAAAGAAGGCAAATCCTTTAAAGAACTTGAAAAATGTCCTGATTGCGGATCAGATGTTTCTAATTTTGAAGTAATGGAAGAAGATACAGTCTATAAGACATATGAATGTGAAGTCTGCCATTATGTTTATGATGAAGAAAAAGAGGGTTCGGTACTTATTAAACTTGGAAAATGCCCAGTATGCGGATCGCCGCTATCAAAATTCAAAGCAATCCAAAAAGTAAAATATGGGACATATCAGTGTAAGGTTTGTAATTATATTCATGATGAAAAAAGTGAAAAAATACCATTAAAAGACCTTAAGGAGTGTCCTGATTGCAAATCAGATATATCTAACTTTGAACCAATTGAAACAAATGAAAATAACTGGCTAATTTCATTTCCGGAACAGTACATCAGAAATGATGAATCAGTAAGGCATATGGACACTATTTATAAGTTATGTGATTCCGGAAAACCCATTACAGCACCAATGGCTACAGCATTGCCAATGCCAAATTGGGATGATATTCTTATTTTAGGAAACCAGTTAAATCCAATGCCTTTAGAAGAAGATGCTGAAGTATCAACTACAACTATAATAGGTAAAAATGCTAAAAAGCCACTGGTTATTGAAAGTCCAATATATGTATCCCATATGTCTTATGGAGCTTTGTCTAAGGAAAGTAAAGTTGCTTTAGCTAAAGGAAGTTTCAATGCTAAAACTGCAATGTGTAGCGGAGAAGGGGGAATACTGCCGGAAGTTAAAAATACAGCATATAAATACATTTTTGAATATGTTCCCAACCAGTATTCAGTAACTGATGAAAACTTAAAAACTTCAGATGCAATTGAAATTAAAATAGGTCAGGCAACAAAACCAGGAATGGGAGGATTATTGCCTGGAGATAAAGTAACGCCTGAAATAGCTAAAGTAAGAGGTAAAAAAGCAGGTGAAGACATAATATCTCCATCAAGATTCCCGAATATTAATTCTAAGAAAGATTTAAAAAATCTGGTAGATGAATTAAGATCAAAATCTGAAGGCTGTCCGATAGGTATTAAAATAGCTGCAGGATACATTGAAAATGATTTGGAATTTATTAGTTATGTCAAACCTGATTTTATTACAATTGACGGAAGAGGAGGTGCTACTGGAGCCAGTCCCTTATTAGTTAGAGATGCAACAAGCGTTCCAACAATATTTGCATTGTATAGGGCCAGAAAATATCTTGATGAACATGATTTGGATATTGATCTGGTAATTACTGGGGGTTTAAGAGTTTCCAGTGACTTTGCAAAAGCCTTAGCTATGGGGGCAGATGCAATAGCTATAGCTTCGGCCAGTTTAATTGCAGTGGCATGTCAGCAATATAAATTATGTGATAAAGGACAATGTCCTGTGGGAGTTGCAACACAGGATAAAGAACTGCGTTCCAGATTAAAAATAGATATTGGAGCAAAAAGATTAACTAATTATCTTAATGCAAGTCTTGAAGAAATTAAAACTTTTGCAAGAATAACAGGACACAATGATATTCATGATTTGAATGTTTCAAATTTAGCTACATTCAATAGTGAAATATCTGATTATACAAATATCAAACATGTTTAG
- a CDS encoding class I SAM-dependent methyltransferase codes for MNNKSFWNRYASVYDKIIGNKINNKELFNFILKYTGKDDRLIEAACGTGAFTCLLSPNLGEIIAFDYSEEMVKKAKNKTKNLNNVEVSVGDLNNINYEDNYFDVALAANVLHLLDKPETAISELTRVVKDNGILILPTYVKGNTFQRLMLKTLKLFVFESNEWSKNEYLCFLKNHNLEILDYDVFNAGQPLCVAIIKNSK; via the coding sequence ATGAACAATAAATCTTTCTGGAACAGATATGCATCAGTTTATGATAAAATTATAGGCAATAAAATAAACAATAAAGAGCTGTTTAATTTTATTTTAAAATACACAGGCAAAGACGACAGATTAATAGAGGCAGCCTGTGGAACTGGTGCTTTTACCTGTTTATTATCACCAAATTTAGGAGAAATAATTGCATTTGACTATTCTGAAGAAATGGTTAAAAAAGCTAAAAACAAAACTAAAAACTTAAACAATGTTGAAGTTTCTGTTGGAGATTTAAATAATATAAATTATGAAGACAATTATTTTGATGTGGCTCTGGCTGCCAATGTGTTGCACTTATTGGATAAACCTGAAACAGCTATCAGTGAACTTACACGTGTTGTTAAGGATAACGGAATTTTAATACTTCCTACTTATGTAAAAGGAAATACTTTTCAGCGTCTGATGCTTAAAACATTGAAATTATTTGTTTTTGAAAGTAATGAATGGTCCAAAAATGAATATTTGTGTTTTTTAAAAAATCATAATCTTGAAATTCTTGATTATGATGTGTTTAATGCAGGCCAGCCCTTATGTGTAGCCATTATCAAAAATTCCAAATAA
- a CDS encoding EF-hand domain-containing protein, translating to MKKTYAILVAVIFLISVSAVFAADSSKEIFLGGVKFSVPSNGEFTPDNTGYHTDKFGIDLIQDNSLPDEQNTIKNSSLTKMTLYHRDVLVIYSKSSDDFNVFYFSAGDKLFKASCKEDSDIKKLQDIVKNLPNSTLTTEEFYARLGTNPYSDTFNELDTNHDGKLSIDEFEELTEYIMEDSFWDGYSPEEVIISEFESLDSNRDGFLSYYEFSDRFGFI from the coding sequence ATGAAAAAAACATATGCGATTCTGGTTGCAGTTATATTTTTAATTTCAGTTTCAGCTGTTTTTGCAGCTGATTCATCTAAAGAAATCTTTTTAGGTGGAGTTAAATTTAGTGTTCCGTCAAATGGGGAGTTTACTCCAGATAATACAGGTTACCATACAGACAAATTTGGCATTGATTTGATTCAGGATAACTCATTGCCTGATGAGCAAAATACAATTAAAAATTCAAGCCTCACTAAAATGACTCTGTACCACCGTGATGTTTTAGTTATCTATTCAAAATCTTCGGATGATTTTAATGTTTTTTATTTCTCTGCAGGTGATAAACTTTTTAAAGCAAGCTGTAAAGAAGACAGTGATATTAAGAAACTTCAAGATATAGTTAAAAATTTACCAAATTCAACACTTACCACTGAGGAATTCTATGCCAGATTAGGTACAAATCCTTATTCTGACACTTTTAATGAACTGGATACGAATCATGACGGAAAACTTAGTATTGATGAATTTGAAGAATTAACTGAATATATAATGGAGGATTCATTTTGGGACGGTTATTCTCCTGAAGAAGTAATCATTTCTGAATTTGAAAGTCTTGACTCAAACCGTGACGGATTTTTATCTTACTATGAATTTTCAGATAGATTTGGATTCATTTAG
- a CDS encoding manganese efflux pump MntP family protein yields the protein MDTALISIIIIAIALAMDAFSVSLTKGFTQKNLTKSQILYYGLFFGFFQFMMPVIGYICGTTISSFVSTVAPWIAFFLLLAIGLNMIRESLGSDDEDIMDTFSFKELTLLAVATSIDAFAVGITFALLNMSLLLPCTIIGIVAFIFSIAGIFIGKKLGNYFGDKFEILGGVVLILIGIKILLGY from the coding sequence ATGGATACAGCTTTAATTTCAATCATTATAATAGCTATTGCTCTGGCAATGGATGCATTTAGTGTTTCCCTGACAAAGGGATTTACACAAAAAAACCTGACAAAATCACAGATTTTATATTATGGACTATTTTTTGGTTTTTTCCAGTTTATGATGCCTGTAATCGGATACATTTGCGGTACAACAATCAGTTCATTTGTATCAACTGTAGCTCCATGGATTGCATTTTTCCTGCTTTTGGCTATCGGATTAAACATGATTCGTGAAAGCTTAGGTAGTGATGATGAAGATATTATGGATACTTTTAGCTTTAAGGAATTGACTTTGCTGGCTGTTGCAACAAGTATTGATGCATTTGCTGTTGGAATTACATTTGCATTACTGAATATGTCCCTGTTGCTTCCATGTACAATAATAGGAATTGTGGCATTTATATTCAGTATTGCAGGTATTTTCATTGGAAAAAAACTTGGAAATTATTTCGGAGACAAATTTGAAATTCTTGGTGGTGTGGTCCTGATTTTAATAGGCATTAAAATTTTACTCGGATATTAA
- a CDS encoding Ig-like domain-containing protein — MNKIKYIILLFILLLLIIPTIVAVDDSMKADSTIIVNASNITVGDIEKITVHVNEDATGVINISVDGKNYSAPIDKGIATFKIDNLASGSYDVLASYDGDENYLPGTNTSSFNVEKPGASASVPVKANEKTKANSTIIVNTNNIAMGDSEKITVRVNEDATGSITITVDGKTYSAPIDKGLTTFKIDNLASGSYDVLASYDGDENYLPSTNTSSFSVGKHNAPISVSAKDVKEGENAVVHVSLPAGATGSVKVTVYDKSYTNQLIDGKTTVTVPDLAKGSYIVNVNYSGDDNYLANSTQVPLSVGKKAVEPPAIENSTDENLNDIGIDASTGLPIAILAIALIIIAAVVIVKRK; from the coding sequence ATGAACAAAATAAAATATATTATTTTACTATTCATTTTGCTCTTATTGATTATTCCAACAATAGTTGCTGTAGATGATAGTATGAAAGCCGATTCTACAATTATTGTTAATGCAAGTAATATTACTGTAGGAGATATTGAAAAGATAACTGTACATGTTAATGAAGATGCAACTGGAGTTATTAACATATCTGTTGATGGCAAAAATTATTCCGCCCCTATTGACAAGGGAATAGCTACTTTTAAGATAGATAATTTGGCTAGTGGTTCTTATGATGTTTTAGCCAGTTATGACGGAGATGAAAACTATCTTCCAGGTACAAACACTTCAAGTTTTAATGTAGAAAAACCTGGTGCTTCTGCATCTGTCCCTGTTAAAGCTAATGAAAAAACCAAGGCAAACTCTACAATTATTGTTAATACAAACAATATTGCTATGGGAGACAGCGAAAAGATAACTGTACGGGTTAATGAAGATGCAACTGGAAGTATAACTATAACTGTTGACGGCAAAACATATTCAGCTCCTATTGATAAAGGATTAACTACTTTTAAGATAGATAATTTGGCTAGTGGTTCTTATGATGTTTTAGCCAGTTATGACGGAGATGAAAACTATCTGCCAAGTACAAACACTTCAAGTTTTAGTGTAGGAAAACATAATGCACCAATTTCCGTTTCTGCTAAGGATGTAAAAGAAGGTGAAAATGCAGTTGTTCATGTTAGTTTGCCTGCTGGTGCTACCGGTTCTGTAAAGGTTACTGTTTATGATAAAAGTTATACTAATCAGTTGATTGACGGAAAAACTACTGTCACTGTTCCTGATTTAGCAAAAGGATCATATATTGTTAATGTTAATTACAGCGGTGATGACAATTATTTGGCTAATTCAACACAGGTGCCTTTAAGTGTAGGTAAAAAAGCAGTAGAACCGCCAGCTATTGAAAACAGTACTGATGAAAACTTAAACGACATTGGGATTGATGCCTCTACAGGCCTTCCAATAGCTATATTGGCAATAGCATTGATTATAATTGCTGCTGTTGTTATTGTAAAAAGAAAATAA
- a CDS encoding ketopantoate reductase family protein, producing the protein MNILIDGAGAVGLGLGASMLSQKANVSFYATGKTATAIKENGLERTGLFHHYSFTPDEYQVYDDYKDIPEKTFDYVFICSKTVANEDISKKLAKNKEILKDNCKIIIFQNGFANDEPFLRYFSKDEVYCARVITGFSRPQRHISEITVYTEPILLGSLQNADPDCLEKIAQMITASGIKCETTTEIDKYLWAKMLYNCALNPLGVILNCTYGKLTENEYSKNIMNSIIDEIFAVIKKSEYSTLWDSPDEYKKLFYSKLVPDTYNHYSSTYQDIQKKIKTEIDTLNGSVIRLGEKYDVDVSTNKIIYNLIKSIESEF; encoded by the coding sequence ATGAATATTTTAATTGACGGAGCAGGTGCAGTAGGATTAGGATTAGGTGCATCTATGCTTTCACAAAAAGCAAATGTATCCTTTTATGCAACAGGAAAAACAGCTACTGCAATTAAAGAAAACGGACTTGAAAGAACAGGATTATTCCACCATTACTCTTTTACACCTGATGAATATCAAGTATATGATGATTATAAAGACATTCCTGAAAAAACTTTTGATTATGTTTTTATATGCAGTAAAACAGTAGCTAATGAGGATATAAGTAAAAAATTAGCTAAAAATAAAGAAATCTTGAAAGATAACTGTAAAATAATCATATTCCAGAATGGATTTGCTAATGATGAACCTTTTTTAAGATATTTTTCCAAAGATGAAGTATACTGTGCAAGAGTAATTACAGGTTTTTCACGACCTCAAAGACATATCAGTGAAATAACTGTATACACAGAACCTATACTTTTAGGATCACTTCAAAATGCAGATCCTGACTGTTTAGAAAAAATAGCTCAAATGATTACAGCATCAGGAATTAAATGTGAAACAACAACAGAAATTGATAAATATTTATGGGCTAAAATGCTTTATAACTGTGCTCTAAATCCATTAGGAGTAATTCTTAACTGCACATATGGTAAATTAACTGAAAATGAATACTCTAAAAATATTATGAACAGTATTATAGATGAAATATTTGCAGTTATCAAAAAAAGTGAATACTCCACATTATGGGATTCACCGGATGAATATAAAAAATTATTCTACTCAAAACTAGTTCCAGATACATATAACCATTATTCATCAACATATCAGGATATTCAAAAGAAAATAAAAACCGAAATCGATACATTAAATGGAAGCGTTATTCGGTTAGGTGAAAAATATGATGTTGATGTAAGCACAAATAAAATTATTTATAACTTAATCAAATCAATAGAATCAGAATTTTAA
- a CDS encoding SseB family protein: MEIKENNLKELIEKYMSIEETEENHEELHQLGHEIDHVIFDNNFYLVTHNDGEEKEIVSLIVGEDDEYFIPLYTDDEEVKEAIEIFKKEDSEAEFETEIVSSTDILETYLDDDTFLGIAINPPKYDFVIFSQNVIEDHQDCC, from the coding sequence ATGGAAATAAAAGAAAATAACCTTAAAGAATTAATCGAAAAATACATGAGCATTGAAGAAACAGAAGAAAACCATGAAGAATTACATCAGTTAGGTCACGAAATCGACCATGTAATCTTTGACAATAATTTTTATCTTGTAACACATAATGACGGCGAAGAAAAAGAAATTGTTTCATTAATAGTAGGTGAAGATGATGAATACTTCATACCATTATATACAGATGATGAAGAAGTAAAAGAAGCAATTGAAATATTTAAAAAAGAGGACAGCGAAGCCGAGTTTGAAACTGAAATTGTATCATCAACAGACATATTGGAAACCTACTTAGATGATGATACTTTCCTTGGAATAGCTATTAACCCACCAAAATATGACTTTGTAATATTTAGTCAGAATGTCATTGAAGATCACCAGGACTGCTGCTGA